In Methylophaga thalassica, one genomic interval encodes:
- the truA gene encoding tRNA pseudouridine(38-40) synthase TruA — translation MRIALGIEYAGTYFCGWQIQSHSRTVQGELQKAVSVVANHPVEVYAAGRTDTGVHGLNQVVHFDTDSIREKRGWLLGINANLPKDVNVTWVEFVDDDFHARFSAIKRSYRYLILNRLSRSSIHQHRMWWHYPPLDIERMQAAADQLVGQHDFSAFRASECQAKSPIKTLDKISISQQQDCIAIDVEALSFLHHMVRNLVGVMTAIGDGSKPVEWAGEVLRSTDRSQGGITAPAEGLYLVDVRYPEQYSIPAVSAFPVLW, via the coding sequence GTGAGAATAGCACTCGGCATAGAATATGCCGGCACGTATTTTTGTGGTTGGCAAATTCAGTCTCATTCCAGAACCGTACAAGGTGAACTGCAAAAGGCGGTTTCTGTTGTAGCTAACCATCCGGTTGAAGTGTATGCCGCTGGACGCACTGACACAGGTGTCCATGGCCTAAATCAAGTGGTGCACTTTGACACAGACTCAATCAGAGAAAAGCGAGGCTGGCTTTTAGGTATCAATGCAAACTTACCTAAAGATGTGAATGTCACTTGGGTAGAGTTTGTAGATGATGATTTCCATGCCAGATTTTCCGCTATCAAACGAAGCTACCGGTATCTGATCTTAAACCGTCTGAGCCGGTCATCAATTCATCAGCATAGAATGTGGTGGCACTATCCGCCATTAGATATTGAAAGGATGCAGGCCGCTGCGGATCAATTAGTTGGACAACATGATTTCTCAGCATTTAGAGCGAGTGAGTGCCAGGCAAAAAGCCCAATCAAGACCTTAGATAAAATTAGCATCAGTCAGCAACAAGACTGTATTGCGATTGATGTCGAAGCACTATCATTTCTACATCACATGGTAAGAAACCTTGTTGGTGTCATGACAGCTATTGGCGATGGTAGTAAACCTGTTGAATGGGCTGGTGAGGTCTTGCGCAGTACCGATAGAAGTCAAGGTGGCATAACTGCGCCAGCAGAGGGGTTATATCTGGTGGATGTTCGTTATCCAGAGCAATATTCAATCCCGGCAGTGTCAGCTTTTCCGGTGCTCTGGTAA
- a CDS encoding FimV/HubP family polar landmark protein, producing MKKQLFASIAVASTIGFFTPLTSYAFGLGEIKVMSALNEPFKATIDINSLSTEEKESFEIRIASNDEFEKAGLDRSYILSQLKFDVVEQSGKPRVLITSQLPVKEPFLDFLLTASAGGGKLIREYTVLLDPPEVLMSSQRTTQQAASTPSVNKADTSTEVNNVNTVWANGATYGPVAKADTLWNIALNTRPDESVSVQQMMLALVNANPEAFVDNNINGLKAGYTLSIPDKSAILAKSQAQAYQAFKAQNEAWRQRNTVTNKPAPTPAVIQPSTDESEPAAEDTIDANTIDNTNADNSESSEQIEDDAAEQARLKLVAPEQSKTTEDDASPNLAGNEKINALTEQLTLAQETIEAQAQENIDFKARMDAMEEQLETMRRLISLKDADLARLQDMLEENEQNNAAGDNTAVEPDLEPLAASDDTAADADTDTENNETADVQLSTEQAQTELSEEPSEELVPANLVDNIKQFLAEYKLQVGGALLVFLLLLLLLARRKNKEDESFTEETIPVGGMSITDDTQTSLSDYANEVSVEEPVTEYESKDEPLNQESLPQKSVMELVEQADMFVGYADYAQAKIALDQAKAREPDNTLVAYKLLFVLYKQKQVDDFIALAENTDFDEESIEWDEIKQWGAQLAPEHPLFQAEETADTEFVSDESTEPEKTIDDVATDEQLDFKRQDEVDNVSIDVDLSEEDSDDTPLEFSTVNMASDIDEQNDINAEDSQLEDTLTEEIDNESEDHIEDDLLSFDTGTTFGTHQEEDDNEEENIVEHDSLLPFEPGASSSLDPERVDIAPFDSDLNDEADIEFDIGDIDEIDEAETKLDLASAYIDMDDPEGATSILKEVIAEGNDEQKVRAQTILDSLSD from the coding sequence ATGAAGAAACAGCTTTTTGCCAGTATCGCTGTCGCATCAACGATAGGTTTTTTCACCCCCTTAACGAGTTATGCGTTTGGTTTGGGCGAAATTAAAGTCATGTCAGCACTGAATGAGCCGTTCAAAGCAACGATTGATATCAACTCACTCTCTACAGAAGAAAAAGAGAGTTTTGAAATCAGAATCGCCTCAAATGACGAGTTTGAAAAAGCAGGATTAGACCGAAGTTATATCCTGAGCCAGTTAAAGTTTGATGTTGTTGAGCAATCAGGAAAGCCTCGCGTTTTAATCACTTCGCAACTACCTGTAAAAGAACCTTTCTTGGACTTTTTGCTAACAGCCTCTGCTGGAGGTGGAAAACTCATCAGAGAGTACACGGTACTTCTTGATCCACCTGAAGTGTTGATGTCATCTCAACGCACTACTCAACAAGCTGCATCTACACCTTCTGTGAATAAGGCTGACACCTCAACAGAAGTGAATAATGTTAATACTGTTTGGGCTAATGGTGCTACATATGGTCCTGTTGCCAAAGCCGATACCTTATGGAATATCGCTCTAAACACTCGTCCTGATGAGTCTGTCTCCGTTCAACAGATGATGTTGGCGCTGGTGAATGCTAATCCAGAAGCGTTTGTTGATAACAATATAAATGGACTTAAAGCAGGTTATACGCTGTCTATTCCTGACAAATCTGCGATATTAGCCAAATCACAGGCACAGGCATATCAAGCCTTCAAAGCACAGAATGAAGCATGGCGCCAGCGAAATACTGTTACGAACAAACCCGCGCCAACACCAGCGGTGATTCAACCATCCACTGATGAATCTGAGCCAGCGGCTGAGGATACAATAGACGCCAACACTATCGATAACACGAATGCAGATAATAGTGAAAGTAGTGAACAAATCGAAGACGATGCTGCTGAACAAGCGCGTCTGAAGCTCGTTGCACCTGAACAAAGTAAAACGACGGAAGATGATGCGTCACCGAACCTGGCTGGCAACGAAAAAATTAATGCATTGACTGAACAGTTGACGCTTGCTCAGGAAACGATAGAGGCACAAGCGCAGGAAAACATAGACTTCAAAGCGCGTATGGATGCCATGGAAGAGCAGTTGGAGACCATGCGTAGACTCATTTCTCTTAAAGATGCTGATCTCGCTAGATTACAGGATATGCTGGAAGAGAATGAACAGAACAACGCTGCCGGGGACAACACCGCAGTTGAGCCTGATTTAGAGCCGTTAGCTGCTTCTGATGACACTGCTGCTGACGCTGACACTGATACAGAGAACAATGAAACAGCCGACGTTCAGCTTAGTACAGAACAAGCTCAGACTGAATTGAGTGAAGAGCCCAGTGAGGAGCTGGTACCGGCTAATTTAGTCGACAATATCAAACAGTTTTTAGCTGAGTATAAATTGCAGGTAGGTGGCGCATTACTTGTTTTCCTTCTCTTGTTGCTGTTACTGGCTAGAAGAAAAAACAAGGAAGACGAATCGTTTACAGAAGAGACCATACCTGTTGGGGGAATGTCCATTACTGATGATACACAAACATCGCTCTCTGATTACGCTAATGAGGTGTCAGTTGAAGAGCCAGTGACGGAGTATGAGTCTAAAGATGAACCGCTAAATCAGGAATCCTTACCACAGAAAAGTGTGATGGAGCTCGTTGAACAAGCTGATATGTTTGTTGGTTATGCGGATTATGCTCAAGCAAAAATTGCGCTCGATCAAGCAAAAGCCAGAGAGCCTGATAATACTTTAGTGGCATACAAATTATTGTTTGTGTTGTACAAACAAAAACAAGTTGACGACTTTATTGCTCTTGCTGAAAACACAGACTTTGATGAAGAAAGTATTGAATGGGATGAAATAAAACAATGGGGAGCACAACTGGCCCCAGAGCATCCTTTATTTCAGGCTGAAGAGACAGCGGATACGGAATTTGTCTCAGACGAGTCAACAGAACCAGAAAAGACTATTGATGATGTTGCAACAGATGAGCAGCTAGATTTTAAACGTCAAGACGAAGTGGATAATGTGTCTATCGATGTGGATCTATCAGAAGAAGACAGTGATGACACACCATTAGAGTTTTCAACGGTCAATATGGCTTCTGATATAGATGAGCAAAACGACATCAACGCTGAAGACTCTCAGCTTGAAGACACGTTGACTGAAGAAATTGATAATGAGTCAGAAGATCATATTGAGGATGATTTGCTCTCGTTTGATACCGGTACAACATTTGGTACACATCAAGAAGAAGATGATAATGAAGAAGAGAACATAGTCGAGCATGATTCGCTTCTTCCGTTTGAGCCTGGTGCATCATCTTCATTGGATCCAGAGCGTGTTGATATCGCACCATTTGACAGTGATCTTAATGATGAGGCTGATATCGAATTTGATATTGGTGATATTGATGAAATTGATGAGGCAGAAACCAAATTGGATCTGGCTTCAGCTTACATCGATATGGACGATCCTGAAGGCGCGACCAGTATTCTCAAGGAAGTCATTGCCGAAGGAAACGACGAACAGAAAGTGCGTGCCCAGACTATTCTCGACTCATTATCAGACTAA
- a CDS encoding YceI family protein, translated as MRKVHIWVSTLSILLASSVASATQWQINNNESQVNFISTKKVNIAEVHQFDKIAGNLAETGEFSLAIDLASVNTGIEIRDSRMKEFLFNVADFPKATITAQLSPEQIAQITVGQTKPLSIDGFFELHGQKQEMTFDVLVTKVTENELLVVSSHPVILSVDDYKLAQGVEKLRELAGLPNISHAVPVSFYLTLNATN; from the coding sequence ATGAGAAAAGTGCATATTTGGGTGTCGACACTCAGTATACTCCTGGCAAGCTCGGTAGCTTCTGCAACACAATGGCAGATAAACAACAACGAGTCTCAAGTGAATTTTATTTCAACAAAAAAGGTGAACATTGCTGAGGTTCATCAGTTTGACAAAATTGCTGGTAACTTAGCTGAAACAGGTGAGTTTTCTCTTGCCATTGATTTGGCATCGGTAAATACAGGCATAGAAATTCGCGACAGTCGCATGAAAGAGTTTCTTTTCAATGTCGCTGACTTCCCTAAAGCGACGATTACGGCTCAGCTGTCACCAGAACAAATAGCACAGATTACCGTTGGGCAGACAAAACCATTATCTATTGATGGCTTTTTTGAACTGCATGGGCAAAAACAAGAGATGACATTTGATGTGCTTGTGACCAAAGTAACCGAAAATGAGTTGCTAGTGGTCTCTTCTCATCCTGTTATTTTGAGTGTTGATGATTATAAGTTGGCACAGGGTGTAGAAAAATTACGTGAGCTGGCTGGATTACCAAACATAAGCCATGCTGTGCCGGTAAGTTTTTATTTAACGTTAAACGCGACGAACTAA
- the leuD gene encoding 3-isopropylmalate dehydratase small subunit, whose translation MQKFSVETGIVIPLDRPNVDTDAIIPKQFLKSIKRTGFGPNLFDEWRYLDHGEPGQDNSGRPLNPDFELNQPRYKNGTILLARENFGCGSSREHAVWALDDFGIRVIIAPSFADIFFSNTSKNGILAITLEESLIDKLFEQVEAMPGYQLKVDLPEQKITLPDGESIDFEVDAFKKHCLIEGLDDIGLTLQHQDDIKAYEEKRKQEAPWLFS comes from the coding sequence ATGCAAAAATTTTCAGTTGAGACTGGCATCGTTATTCCATTGGATCGCCCCAATGTCGATACCGATGCCATTATCCCCAAACAGTTTTTGAAGTCTATCAAGCGCACTGGCTTTGGTCCGAACTTGTTTGATGAGTGGCGTTATCTTGACCATGGTGAACCAGGACAAGATAACAGTGGACGGCCTTTAAACCCTGATTTTGAGCTTAACCAACCACGCTATAAAAACGGGACTATCCTGCTAGCGCGTGAGAACTTTGGTTGTGGTTCAAGTCGTGAACATGCTGTCTGGGCACTGGATGATTTTGGCATTCGCGTTATTATTGCCCCCAGCTTCGCAGATATCTTTTTCAGCAACACTAGTAAAAATGGTATTTTGGCTATCACTCTGGAAGAGTCGCTAATTGACAAACTGTTTGAGCAAGTAGAGGCGATGCCTGGCTACCAGCTTAAAGTCGATTTACCAGAACAAAAAATCACGTTACCTGATGGTGAGTCGATTGACTTTGAGGTTGATGCATTCAAAAAGCACTGTCTAATCGAAGGGCTTGATGATATTGGTCTCACCTTACAGCATCAAGATGATATCAAGGCTTATGAAGAAAAGCGCAAGCAAGAAGCGCCCTGGTTATTCTCGTAA
- a CDS encoding aspartate-semialdehyde dehydrogenase, with protein sequence MNKKVDVAVVGATGAVGEAMLEILHQRQFPVGKVYALASERSAGSTVNFGNKSIIVEDLAEFDFSKVQVGLFSPGASVSAEYAPKAAAAGCVVIDNTSQFRYDDDIPLVVPEVNPEAVADYKNRGIIANPNCSTIQMMVALKPIYDAVGITRINVCTYQAVSGSGKPAMDELAKQTADLLNGRPVKAEVYPKQIAFNVLPQIDVFMDNGYTKEEMKMVWETRKIMGDESIQVNPTAVRVPVFFGHSEAIHIETRDKITAEQCKALYEKANGIVLLDERKDGGYPTAVTDSSGQDPVFVGRIREDISHDKGLDLWVVADNVRKGAALNSVQIAEVLVEKYL encoded by the coding sequence GTGAATAAAAAAGTAGATGTTGCAGTAGTAGGTGCTACAGGGGCTGTCGGTGAAGCCATGTTAGAAATTTTGCACCAACGTCAATTTCCAGTAGGTAAGGTATATGCACTGGCAAGCGAACGTAGTGCAGGCTCTACAGTAAATTTTGGTAACAAATCCATTATTGTCGAAGATCTGGCTGAGTTTGATTTTTCTAAAGTACAAGTTGGCTTATTTTCTCCAGGTGCTAGTGTCTCTGCTGAGTATGCCCCTAAAGCCGCTGCGGCTGGCTGTGTAGTCATCGATAACACATCACAGTTTCGTTACGATGATGATATTCCGCTTGTTGTGCCAGAAGTAAACCCGGAAGCCGTTGCTGATTACAAAAATCGTGGCATCATTGCCAATCCGAACTGTTCAACCATCCAAATGATGGTCGCATTAAAGCCTATCTATGATGCCGTCGGTATTACACGTATCAATGTGTGTACATATCAAGCCGTTTCTGGCTCTGGCAAACCAGCGATGGATGAACTGGCGAAACAGACTGCAGATTTATTGAATGGTCGCCCTGTTAAGGCAGAGGTTTATCCTAAACAGATCGCTTTTAATGTTCTGCCTCAGATTGATGTATTCATGGACAATGGCTACACCAAAGAAGAAATGAAAATGGTCTGGGAAACACGCAAAATTATGGGCGATGAGTCTATCCAGGTTAACCCAACCGCTGTTCGTGTTCCCGTTTTCTTCGGTCACTCAGAAGCGATTCATATCGAAACGCGTGACAAGATCACTGCTGAACAATGCAAAGCACTTTATGAAAAAGCAAACGGTATTGTCCTGCTTGATGAACGTAAAGATGGTGGTTATCCAACAGCAGTGACGGATTCTTCAGGTCAGGATCCTGTATTTGTCGGACGTATTCGTGAAGACATTTCCCATGATAAAGGACTGGATTTATGGGTTGTTGCTGATAACGTACGTAAAGGTGCGGCACTTAACAGTGTTCAAATTGCAGAAGTGTTAGTAGAAAAGTACCTTTAA
- the pomA gene encoding flagellar motor protein PomA — protein sequence MDLATLLGFIAAWSLIIATIALGAAAGVFINMPSLAIVIGGTFAVVLMRFTLGQFLGSFKTAMKAFLYKSESPQEIIQSVVELATIARKEGLLALERQEVANPVLAKGIRMLVDGHEPAVVKKALVTEMNETVNRHSIGQQIFKTMGDAGPAMGMIGTLVGLVQMLSNMSDPKSIGPAMAVALLTTLYGAMLANMFALPVSDKLALRSSEELMNKSIIIESVMGIQEGQNPKVLGELLQNFLPASKRDTDEPAA from the coding sequence GTGGATTTAGCTACACTGCTAGGTTTTATTGCGGCTTGGAGTCTGATTATTGCAACGATTGCTCTTGGTGCAGCAGCCGGTGTATTCATCAACATGCCTTCATTAGCGATTGTCATAGGCGGCACCTTTGCGGTGGTATTGATGCGCTTCACTCTAGGACAATTTCTTGGCTCGTTTAAGACAGCAATGAAAGCGTTCTTATACAAATCAGAGTCACCTCAAGAAATCATTCAATCTGTTGTTGAACTAGCCACCATTGCAAGAAAAGAGGGCTTACTTGCTCTGGAAAGACAGGAGGTGGCTAATCCCGTTTTGGCAAAAGGTATACGCATGCTGGTTGATGGACATGAACCAGCGGTAGTCAAAAAAGCACTGGTTACGGAAATGAATGAAACCGTTAACCGTCACTCTATAGGCCAGCAAATCTTCAAAACGATGGGGGATGCTGGTCCAGCTATGGGAATGATTGGTACATTAGTCGGTTTGGTACAAATGTTGTCAAATATGTCCGATCCGAAATCCATTGGCCCTGCCATGGCTGTGGCATTATTAACCACACTCTATGGTGCAATGTTAGCCAATATGTTCGCTCTGCCTGTGTCTGATAAGCTCGCTTTACGTAGCAGTGAAGAGTTGATGAATAAGAGTATTATCATTGAGAGTGTAATGGGGATTCAGGAAGGTCAAAACCCGAAAGTATTAGGTGAGCTGTTACAAAACTTCTTACCAGCGTCTAAGCGTGATACTGACGAACCAGCTGCCTAG
- the leuB gene encoding 3-isopropylmalate dehydrogenase, with the protein MTKKIVVLPGDGIGPEIVAEAVKILEAFRQEGLDVSLEYGLIGGAAYDETGTPLPDETLQMSKQADAILLGAVGGYKWESLDISVRPEKGLLGIRSELNLFANLRPAILYPQLAEASTLKADVVAGLDLMIVRELTGGIYFGQPRGIRTLENGEKQGFNTLVYRESEINRIGKVAFDIASKRQGRVCSVDKANVLESTELWRETMTTLSESYPDIELSHMYVDNAAMQLVRAPKQFDVMVTTNMFGDILSDCASMLTGSIGMLPSASLDENSKGMYEPIHGSAPDIAGQNIANPLATILSAAMMLRYTLDEAAMADRIEKAVSKVLDDGLRTADIYSEGMTKVSTSEMGDAVLAAL; encoded by the coding sequence ATGACAAAAAAGATTGTAGTTTTGCCTGGTGATGGTATTGGTCCTGAAATCGTTGCTGAAGCAGTCAAAATTTTAGAAGCATTTCGTCAAGAGGGGCTAGATGTCTCTTTGGAGTATGGCCTCATTGGTGGAGCAGCATATGATGAAACTGGTACACCGTTACCTGACGAAACACTGCAGATGTCAAAGCAGGCCGATGCAATTTTATTAGGTGCTGTCGGGGGCTACAAATGGGAGTCACTTGATATCAGTGTAAGACCAGAAAAAGGCTTATTAGGTATCCGCTCCGAATTGAATTTATTTGCCAATTTACGTCCGGCAATTTTATATCCGCAGTTGGCAGAAGCTTCTACACTAAAAGCTGATGTGGTGGCTGGTCTGGATTTGATGATTGTGCGTGAATTGACGGGTGGCATTTATTTCGGTCAACCACGTGGTATCAGAACGTTGGAGAATGGCGAAAAGCAGGGTTTCAATACACTTGTCTATCGTGAAAGTGAGATTAACCGAATCGGCAAGGTCGCTTTTGATATTGCGAGCAAAAGACAAGGTCGAGTTTGTTCTGTAGATAAAGCAAATGTGCTGGAAAGCACAGAATTGTGGCGTGAAACTATGACAACATTGTCTGAATCTTATCCGGACATTGAATTGAGTCATATGTATGTAGACAACGCAGCCATGCAATTAGTACGAGCACCCAAACAGTTTGATGTGATGGTGACGACTAATATGTTTGGTGACATTTTGTCTGATTGTGCATCAATGTTAACTGGCTCGATTGGCATGCTGCCTTCCGCCTCGCTTGATGAAAACAGCAAGGGTATGTATGAACCGATTCATGGTTCTGCCCCCGATATTGCTGGACAGAATATTGCCAACCCACTGGCGACAATTTTGTCAGCTGCTATGATGTTACGTTACACACTCGATGAAGCTGCAATGGCTGATCGAATTGAAAAAGCTGTGAGTAAAGTACTGGATGATGGACTTCGTACTGCGGATATCTATTCTGAAGGTATGACAAAAGTGTCCACCTCTGAAATGGGTGATGCGGTATTAGCAGCGTTATAA
- a CDS encoding ABC transporter substrate-binding protein produces MRLIYCLLAIVLFFTTACDKGAINSPYPEASSDEEILYAAFSLRPKHLDPARSYSANEVIITGQVYEPPYQYHYLKRPYQLEPLAAESMPDVVYLDKDNHPVKETDDDIAYSIYTIPIKQNIYYQPHPAFARDENGVWLYHNLTDEELSDIEDLADFEQTDTRKLVADDFVYQIKRLAHPEIHSPILGVMSEHIVGLKDYAQKLRDLRKKGDVVDLRQHDISGVNIVDNYHYQIKVYGKYPQLDYWLAMPFFAPIPWEAEQFYSQPGLINKNITLDWYPVGTGPFYMTENDPNRRMVLTKNPHFHGERYPTEGEETDRQNGLLNDAGKSLPLTDKIVFTLEKESTSYWGKFMQGYYDVSGISSDSFEQAVNVSASGEFGLSDVMKEKGIKLETAIAATSFYTGFNMLDPVVGGYTERARKLRQAISIAIDQEEYISIFANGRGIPAQGPIPPGIFGYSEGKSGINTHIYKWEKGQAVRKSLDAAKQLLAEAGYPNGRNEKTGEPLVIYLDTTASGPDSKADLDWIRKQFKKLKIQLVIRSSDYNRFQDKIRRGRTQLFQWGWNADYPDPENFLFLLYGPNGRAEFGGENTANYHNKEFDMLFEQMRTMSNSPERRSIINRMVEIARKDAPWIWGFHPKQFSLYHQWNHNVKPNLMANNTLKYRRIDASLREKLQSEWNQPILWPLGVVLIVIMLMVLPAFLIYRAKKHKKHRFPSS; encoded by the coding sequence ATGAGATTGATATATTGCTTGCTCGCTATCGTGCTGTTTTTCACAACAGCCTGTGATAAGGGGGCGATAAATTCACCTTATCCTGAAGCGTCCAGCGATGAAGAGATCCTATACGCTGCTTTTTCTCTACGACCCAAACACTTGGATCCTGCCAGATCCTACAGCGCAAACGAGGTCATCATTACTGGCCAGGTTTACGAACCGCCATATCAATACCACTACCTGAAAAGACCTTATCAACTAGAGCCCCTGGCAGCTGAATCAATGCCTGATGTAGTCTACCTGGACAAGGATAATCATCCTGTTAAGGAGACTGATGATGATATTGCATACTCAATTTATACGATTCCCATCAAACAGAATATTTATTACCAGCCACACCCTGCATTTGCCAGAGATGAAAACGGTGTCTGGCTGTACCATAACTTAACCGATGAAGAACTCTCTGATATAGAAGATTTAGCAGATTTTGAGCAAACAGATACCCGTAAACTGGTGGCAGATGATTTTGTATATCAGATAAAGAGATTGGCTCATCCCGAAATTCACTCACCGATACTTGGTGTGATGTCAGAGCATATTGTTGGACTAAAAGACTATGCTCAGAAGTTAAGAGATCTTCGTAAAAAAGGCGACGTAGTCGATCTTCGTCAGCATGACATCAGTGGCGTCAACATCGTTGATAACTACCATTATCAAATCAAGGTCTATGGCAAATATCCACAACTCGATTATTGGTTAGCCATGCCTTTTTTTGCCCCAATCCCTTGGGAAGCAGAACAGTTTTACTCACAACCAGGCTTGATAAATAAGAACATAACCCTTGATTGGTACCCAGTCGGAACGGGTCCTTTTTATATGACTGAAAATGATCCAAACCGACGCATGGTACTGACTAAAAACCCTCATTTTCATGGCGAGCGTTATCCAACAGAAGGGGAGGAAACGGATCGGCAAAATGGTCTGCTGAACGATGCAGGAAAATCGCTGCCTTTAACAGACAAAATTGTGTTTACCCTTGAAAAAGAAAGTACCTCTTATTGGGGGAAATTTATGCAAGGCTATTACGATGTAAGTGGCATTAGTTCAGACAGTTTCGAGCAAGCCGTGAATGTGTCAGCATCAGGTGAGTTTGGTTTAAGTGATGTCATGAAAGAGAAAGGAATAAAGCTTGAAACAGCCATTGCGGCGACAAGTTTCTATACTGGATTTAATATGCTGGACCCCGTTGTCGGTGGCTACACAGAGCGAGCAAGGAAACTTCGGCAAGCTATTTCAATCGCTATTGATCAAGAGGAATATATTTCTATCTTTGCGAATGGGCGAGGCATCCCCGCCCAAGGGCCCATTCCTCCCGGTATTTTTGGTTACAGTGAGGGAAAATCAGGTATTAACACACACATATACAAATGGGAGAAGGGACAAGCTGTTCGTAAATCGCTTGACGCTGCTAAGCAACTTTTAGCAGAAGCGGGTTACCCCAATGGCAGGAACGAGAAAACTGGCGAGCCGCTCGTTATTTACCTGGATACCACGGCGAGTGGGCCTGATAGTAAAGCCGATTTAGATTGGATACGTAAGCAATTCAAAAAACTCAAAATACAACTCGTCATCAGAAGCAGTGACTACAATCGTTTTCAAGATAAAATTCGTCGTGGACGAACCCAGTTATTCCAATGGGGCTGGAACGCAGATTATCCTGATCCGGAGAATTTCTTATTTTTACTTTATGGACCCAATGGCCGAGCAGAATTTGGTGGTGAAAATACCGCCAATTATCACAACAAAGAGTTTGATATGCTTTTTGAGCAGATGCGAACGATGTCGAACAGTCCCGAGCGCCGATCTATCATAAACCGTATGGTTGAGATTGCTAGAAAAGACGCGCCATGGATCTGGGGCTTTCATCCAAAACAGTTTTCGCTTTATCATCAATGGAATCATAATGTTAAGCCTAACTTAATGGCGAATAACACATTGAAATATCGCCGTATTGATGCGTCATTACGTGAAAAACTTCAGTCTGAGTGGAATCAGCCGATACTCTGGCCATTAGGCGTCGTACTTATTGTCATTATGCTGATGGTTCTGCCTGCGTTTTTAATTTACAGAGCTAAGAAGCATAAAAAGCATCGTTTTCCTTCGTCATAG
- a CDS encoding flagellar motor protein MotB, translating to MNEDSPRPKKQDEGLPAYMGTFADLMSLLMCFFVLLLSFAEMDALKYKMVVKSLDNAFGVQREVIADAVPVGTSIIAQEYSPGEPKPTPLKVVRQETIDDTREKIKVTMDEEEVARQQAQEIAEETQKFREALDEEIKEGLIEVESQFSRIVIRIRENGSFPSGDARLNPGFKPILRKIHDVLVGTGGQIAVAGHTDDVPINTPRYRSNWELSTSRATSVVHELLEPGDMKPERFVLEGYADTKPLVPNNSPENRAINRRVEIIVLKSPVEESLTRSIDELINEHDAVDGSVSTIIER from the coding sequence ATGAATGAAGATAGCCCAAGACCTAAAAAGCAAGACGAAGGCTTACCCGCCTACATGGGCACATTCGCAGACTTAATGTCATTGCTGATGTGCTTTTTTGTTTTGTTATTATCCTTTGCTGAAATGGATGCCTTGAAATACAAGATGGTGGTGAAATCGCTTGATAATGCATTTGGCGTTCAGCGAGAAGTCATCGCTGATGCTGTGCCCGTTGGTACCAGTATTATTGCTCAAGAGTATAGTCCAGGTGAGCCTAAACCGACGCCGCTTAAGGTAGTCAGACAAGAAACCATCGATGATACCCGTGAAAAAATCAAGGTAACAATGGATGAAGAAGAGGTCGCGCGACAACAGGCACAGGAAATAGCCGAAGAAACCCAGAAATTTCGTGAAGCATTAGATGAAGAAATTAAAGAAGGTTTAATTGAAGTAGAAAGTCAGTTCAGTCGGATTGTGATCCGAATTCGAGAAAATGGTTCATTTCCATCTGGTGATGCGAGATTGAACCCTGGCTTTAAACCTATTCTTAGAAAGATACACGACGTTTTAGTGGGTACGGGAGGTCAAATTGCTGTCGCTGGCCACACGGATGATGTACCGATTAATACGCCAAGATATCGATCAAATTGGGAACTATCTACCTCAAGAGCCACCTCTGTAGTACATGAATTGTTAGAACCTGGGGATATGAAACCAGAACGTTTTGTTTTAGAAGGCTATGCGGATACAAAACCATTGGTGCCTAATAATTCACCTGAGAACCGTGCAATTAACAGACGTGTTGAGATTATTGTGCTGAAATCGCCGGTTGAAGAAAGTTTAACCCGATCAATTGACGAGCTGATCAATGAGCATGATGCTGTTGATGGTTCAGTGTCTACTATTATCGAACGATGA